The Vitis vinifera cultivar Pinot Noir 40024 chromosome 18, ASM3070453v1 region gaaataaaaatattatttttatacatttcaaaatacaatataaaaagaaactaTTGCCTTTTACAAAACCTGCATTTATTTCCCTTATTTCAAAGAAGTACTGAAAAACATTGAGTATTTAATCTCAAATAATTTCGCCTCAAAGAACCTATttcaaacctaacaaaaaagaaaaaaaaaagcacaactattattattaactatttatctaaatttataGGTTTGAGAACCCtaataattttctatattatgtcacctattatttttaacttcttaatcaataataatttaacatgtgagtttttaaattcttctaaaaatttgGGTTCTTCCCAAAATTTATTCCCtaaattccattaatttattgttattatttttaaattaattttataaaaaaatatattgtttttctatttattgcattaaactattattattactaatattTCCTTTGTTAGctcaaaactaaatattattattttttattaattttcaaattcagtACGTAACCATCCCATTACCCTCCAATCTTCATTGCACGTACAAAGTcctaagaataaaataataagccTCATGTTTCttctcattatttattattataataatatatttacatatacaattttttttaatgcctaAGTTAATACCTTGGCAACACTCGCATCctccaattattattttttttctttttaatcccACAACATTGTATATTTACATagaaatttactttttaatttatttacacaTACACGCCtctcattatatttatttatatatctttatttttatttttcacacaATACATATatctacacttttttttttccaatttaaagTCTCtacaaatgatttatttatttattttctaaatctaaaatttcttttcttccattgatctttcatttatttttttttctattcaattgaaattttctaaattttctaattttcatcataaaTTAATACACATTCATAAATTTCCAATCTTttgatctaaaaattaatttaacaaaccCTAATATAAATTGAGATATTccaaagaatatctaaagtgtttaaaactaattatcgaatataaatattaatttaaaaattaaaatcttacctgaaaaattgatctttaacCTTAAATCTCCAATTCTTCAATCCTACGCTTTATAATATTTCTGATCTTCAtgttaaaaggtttttaaatagagaagataaatatttaatttatacttaggaattttaaatatgaaaatacatttttacccttattatttaattgtataaattacaattttacccctaaattggTTTGGCCCATTATGTTGATCGTGATCTCCGGATCCCACTTGCTTTATCCAGAAAGACGATCATGATCTGGCCAGTCCAAAAATATCTTAAGCAGCTTATATATAATACACTGATATATGACATTAGAGCACACAAAACAATCAATTGTTCAACCTCTTCTCCCATAGGCTTTTAGCTTAGACAGGGTTCCAAACCCAAGGAGCGGATGAAAAtgctttcttcttctccttcttcttccaCTATTCCACTCTTTGTTTccgtttttattattttatgcaGCACAGAAGCCCTGGTAAAGCTACCAGATAATGAAACAGTTCCAGCTCTGATAGTTTTCGGAGATTCGATAGTGGACCCTGGCAATAACAACGATCTTGTTAGCGTGGCTAAGTGCAATTTTCCACCCTATGGGAGGGACTTCATTGGGGGAATTCCGACCGGAAGATTTAGCAATGGCAAAATTCCTTCCGACTTCATTGGTCCGTCCTATTCTCCTAGTACTCTGTCCTGCATGCAATCATATCTCCTTCTACAGATGAAATACctctttccttgtttttttttttttccttaaattagaaatatttatattttgaaggAGTAGATAGTAAATACACAAAGCTAGTCCCattatacaatttttctttgactttAAGCAGTGTTGTCTGAAGCCAACTTACAATTATGTcgcatttattcatttttcacaGAATAATTCTCCAATGATAACATGTTCCTTTTCCTTTGGATATTGTTTGGATTATTTATTATTAGAGAAATTTACAAGTCATTTCTCTCAATTTGAGCCACAGCCGAAGAATTGGGAATCAAAAAGCTATTGCCGGCATATTTAGACCCAGCTCTTCAGCCTAGCGATCTCCTCACTGGAGTAAGCTTCGCTTCAGGTGCTTCAGGATATGACCCTCTAACACCTAAGATTTCGGTACATAAAATTTCCTTCAAAGAGGATATTAATTAACCATTTCTttaactttatatttatattcaattttgttttcattttttgggtGAACAAAATCAGTCGGTTTTTTCACTGTCGGATCAATTAGAACAGTTCAAAGAGTATATAGGAAAGTTGACAGCCATGGTTGGAGAACAAAGAACAAACACCATTTTAAGCAAAAGCCTATTTTTAGTGGTACAAAGCAGTAACGACATTGCCACTACATATTTCGACATACGGAAAGTGCAGTATGATTTTGCTTCTTATGCAGATCTTCTGGTAACCTGGGCTTCTTCTTTCTTTAAGGTAATTTCAATTGCCATGCTCTTCCATTTCCAATTCCTAACATACAATTCTTCAATAATTAtcttaaataaaacaaattttaaaggaATTGTATGGATTGGGGGCACGAAGAATAGCTGTTTTCAGTGCACCTCCGTTAGGATGCCTGCCATCACAGAGAAGCTTAGCAGCAGGGATAGAAAGAGAGTGTGTAGAGAAGTACAACGAAGCATCCAAGTTATTCAACACTAAGCTCTCATCTGGATTGGATTCTCTCAACACCAACTTTCCCCTTGCAAAGTTTGTGTATGTTGATATTTATAACCCCTTGCTTGATATCATCCAAAACCCTCAAAAATCAGGTAATACTTCTTGTTTTGTTCTGTTtgatttttggttttctttcatGGGTGTGGGAAAAGCTTTCTTCCTCTTAATTGTTTCAGGATTTGAAGTAGTGAATAAAGGATGCTGTGGCACGGGGCTAATAGAGGTAGCAGTGCTATGTAACCAATTTAATCCGTTTACTTGTAATGATGTTACCAAGTATGTATTTTGGGACAGTTATCATCCAACTGAACGATTGTACAAGATTCTAATTGGTGAGATCATCCAGGAATACGTGGATAGCTTCTTCTGATCAGACTCATTTCTCTTTCATCAACAACCCACATGCCAACCTCATCCACTGCCTTAATTATTTGTAGTGGTGAAATTGAATACTATCCTCCTGTCTTTGTGATAATCTTGTGTATCAATCCCAGTACAACATATTCAAACACCCAAAGTAATTTCATGGGAAGAAAACCAAATGGAATGTGTTGTAATGGAAAGGTTGCCTACTTTCTATTTTGAATCACCTGATCATCAGCTCTATGCCCAGAAGAAATTTTGAACCAGGGTACATATTTGGTAAACTTGTCAAACTTGCAAGTTTGAGATCTTAgctttgtaaaatatttttatgcagAACCAATTAATGTTTTACATGTGGGGGTTGTATTGCTGATATTAAATTATCATAATATCTTAGTCTCCATCATTCGTCTTTATCTTCCTGCTTTCCACCCAGATTGATACTTGTTGAAAtggaaataattaataatatatgcaTGCAACAAGGGCTACCTCTAGAAAATATCTGTCATATTGATGAAAATTATGTAAAAGCTATAACTTcataaatgttaaaaagtcTCATGTCCAATGATTGTTATTAGTTGTCACAGTTTTATGTGATCTGGATATATACACATGCTCTTAAGGATTTAATATTGTCATTAGTACCTATATTCACATCTACGACACAACACCCTGTATTCCTCAATGGATACCTTAGCCCTGTACGAAGGCTAGCGCACTGTCACATCCTTCTTTTTCATTGAAAGTTCTAAGAATGAAGATCTAAGGTAGAGAGATgagtgttttctttctttatttttctactttagAAAACctcttttttatatcaaaattctAAGGAAGCATGTTGgagagattttttaaaattaaaattatcaaaaaaccACTTATAATATGAAAATAGATTGAAAATATACAAGTGGAGGCATCAACGTTCAAATGCCTTGCAAATGATGTTTGATGGTCTATGGAAGTTTGAACGGCCCATGTGTGATATTTGAACATCTTAGCTCCAATTTACTTGTTTGACTTGTTTTTCAATATACCCTCCAAAATTTCACCTAATATATATTGAATAGTTATTTCTGATGCTTTAATACATCCAAAGTATATGCTCTTCTTATATGAATGGACTCTGAAGTAGTTCAAACTTGATTCTAACCGGTAAATCTAATATATCAACAATCTCTCCCTTTAACAATTTGTGATAAAACTTATAGTGAGACTCCCCTAACTCTTAAGAACAACCTCATTAAAGCTTAAGTTAAACCATCTTAACCTTTATGCACTTGATTGTAATATTTTACCTATCCTTTTTGAGTGCAAGTACACCAAAACTACAAAAATTTTATCCAACtattttctccttatttttttcataaagaattttttttatttatataaaactaTAGATAAAGATAGattgatttcaaaattcaaataatgatttttattatttcttgaaattttaggaaaaaatcTTGTCAAACAGTatgtttgtttattaaataataataaataaattaattaattaattttaatttaatatgtagattttttattatagaataaatatatacatCGAATTGTCATAAGGCTacaatactttttaaaatataaatacttaaaattttaaaaattttgtatcaCTTTttaccaatgttttaaaaatcggaccggtcattgaaccggaaaagttatcggttcacggttcactggtcggactgCCGGTTGAACCGCTATCGAACCGCTATcaaaccggtgacgtcataaatatatattttattattttatataatataaaaattacaaaattaataaattctatgtAAATTTTGATAGCATCTACTTTGTTTATTGAGTAACTTgagttttgtcacaaaattttttacctgtagaagtcatcaattatcatatatgatatttataacacaatataagatgttatacattcataatgtcaataataaactcaatatttatcaaataatcaaaccattactatcctataataaccaaattatcaaagagttgttaacttaacacattgtccataacaaataatataaatgtcaaccataggtccacaacacttaaataattactcaaaataaaaacataacatgtcaatgtttgaatattcatgaagatttttgcatactaataaatataaaattcatgtcttcatttattttggaaattggaatatggagattgaaaatgagcatttggaaaaccaaaaaaaaaattaaaataatttgaaccGGTTTTTTCCCTCAGAACCGACCGGTTTGTCTGGTTCACCGGTTGGACCGCCGGTTCAAGCGGTCCAATCCCGGTTCGATCTTCATCCGGTCTAATGACCGGACCGAACCGGAACGATGATCGGTTGGCGGTCCAACTGGTCGAACCGGCCGGttcggtccggtttttaaaaccatgctttttactaaattattattattatttttataatttttattaaataattaaaattttataatattaacttTATTACTTAAATGTCCATGTGCAAAACACATGGAAATAGTTACAAATAGAAAAGTGATCGGaactaaaaggaaaaaggaattgattgagttataattataataattaaaaatttatgataatgtGGGACCCCACTTGTTATGTTCAAAAGAAAAGTCTGATCATGATCTGGCCAGTCCAAAATTATCTTAAGcagcttatatatatatgacactGATATGAGACATTAGAACACACAAAACAATCAATTGTTCAACCTCTTCTCCCATAGGCATTTAGCTTAGACAGGTTCCAAACCCAAGGAGAGGATGAAAAtgctttcttcttcctcttccacTATTCCACTATTTGTTTccgtttttattattttatgcaGCACAGAAGCCCTGATAAAGCTACCAGATAATGAAACAGTTCCAGCTTTGCTTGTTTTCGGAGATTCGATAGTGGACCCTGGCAATAACAACGATCTTGTTACCTTTGCTAAGGGCAATTTTCCGCCCTATGGGAGGGACTTCATTGGCGGAATTCCAACGGGAAGATTTAGCAATGGCAAAATTCCTGCCGACTTCATTGGTCGGTTCCCATTCTCCTATTACTCTTTCCTCCTGCATGCCCTCACATCTCCTACACATCCATGAAACACCCCTTTTTTTCGAATTATTCATATTTTGAAGGAGTAAATAGTAAATACACAAAACTCCTACattatacaatttttctttactttaaaCTCCATTGTTTTTAGCTTTTTATGAAGTCTTCCACTGCACCCGACTTGCTGGGCCC contains the following coding sequences:
- the LOC100262635 gene encoding uncharacterized protein LOC100262635 produces the protein MLSSSSSTIPLLVFVFISLCSTEALVKLPDNEKVPAVIVFGDSIVDPGNNNNLVTVAKCNFPPYGRDFIGGIPTGRFSNGKIPSDFIAEELGIKKLLPAYLDPTLQPSDLLTGVSFASGASGYDPLTPKIPSVFSLSDQLEMFKEYIGKLKGMVGEERTNTILSKSLFFVVQGSNDITSTYFNIRRGQYDFASYADLLVIWASSFFKELYGLGARRIGVFSAPPLGCLPSQRSLAGGIQRECVEKYNEASQLFNTKLSSGLDSLNTNFPLAKFVYVDIYNPLLDIIQNPQKSGFEVVNKGCCGTGLIEVSVLCDQLNPFTCNDATKYVFWDSYHPTERAYKTIIGEIFQGYVDSLRQGSKPKERMKMLSSSPSSSTIPLFVSVFIILCSTEALVKLPDNETVPALIVFGDSIVDPGNNNDLVSVAKCNFPPYGRDFIGGIPTGRFSNGKIPSDFIAEELGIKKLLPAYLDPALQPSDLLTGVSFASGASGYDPLTPKISSVFSLSDQLEQFKEYIGKLTAMVGEQRTNTILSKSLFLVVQSSNDIATTYFDIRKVQYDFASYADLLVTWASSFFKELYGLGARRIAVFSAPPLGCLPSQRSLAAGIERECVEKYNEASKLFNTKLSSGLDSLNTNFPLAKFVYVDIYNPLLDIIQNPQKSGFEVVNKGCCGTGLIEVAVLCNQFNPFTCNDVTKYVFWDSYHPTERLYKILIGEIIQEYVDSFF